From a single Longimicrobium sp. genomic region:
- a CDS encoding nucleotidyl transferase AbiEii/AbiGii toxin family protein — translation MKKPVRPPVSERTLTKYVIAYARETGADVARVRRGISFMAIAGALRQTPRDSGDAPAFVLKGGVALELRLRDRARATKDLDVILNRHQGELLEELEDSLARSYEGFTFRRKGEELRMKNGAVRVKVQVSFHGREWGTLEVDVARNEGETEVDLLPGLPLLDDFGITGPEEVECLSLRHHIAQKFHAMSKPAPAGRRNDRFRDLVDLLLMRALVTNYAALREACEEVFARRATHEWPPVIVPPAEWREPFARMAAENELPIRDFDAAVVEIRRFVEEVSSATAE, via the coding sequence GTGAAGAAGCCCGTCAGGCCCCCGGTGTCGGAAAGGACGCTGACAAAGTACGTCATCGCCTACGCACGGGAGACGGGAGCGGACGTTGCCCGTGTAAGGCGGGGGATCTCGTTCATGGCGATCGCCGGAGCCCTGCGCCAGACTCCCCGCGACAGCGGAGACGCGCCGGCTTTCGTCCTAAAGGGTGGAGTCGCGCTCGAGTTGCGCCTTCGCGACAGGGCTCGGGCAACGAAGGATCTCGACGTCATCCTGAATCGGCACCAGGGCGAGCTGCTGGAAGAGCTGGAAGACTCCCTCGCCAGATCGTATGAAGGCTTCACCTTCCGCCGGAAGGGGGAAGAGCTCCGGATGAAGAACGGTGCTGTGCGCGTGAAGGTCCAGGTTTCGTTCCACGGTCGCGAGTGGGGTACCTTGGAGGTGGACGTCGCGCGCAACGAAGGCGAGACCGAGGTGGACCTCCTGCCAGGGCTCCCCTTGCTCGACGACTTCGGGATCACGGGACCCGAGGAAGTGGAATGCTTGTCTCTCCGGCACCACATCGCCCAGAAATTCCATGCGATGAGCAAGCCGGCACCCGCGGGGAGGAGAAACGACCGGTTCCGCGATCTTGTTGACCTCCTGCTGATGCGGGCGCTGGTAACGAACTACGCGGCCTTGAGAGAAGCGTGCGAAGAGGTGTTCGCGCGCCGCGCGACCCATGAGTGGCCTCCCGTGATCGTGCCCCCTGCGGAGTGGCGAGAACCCTTCGCGCGTATGGCGGCGGAGAACGAGCTGCCGATTCGCGATTTCGACGCCGCCGTCGTGGAGATCCGGAGGTTCGTGGAAGAGGTGAGTTCGGCAACAGCGGAGTAG
- a CDS encoding TonB-dependent receptor produces the protein MRFVGLACLASMTVADAWAQSGDAARRDSAVHRVPEIRVVATRPVTTVGGSSAIEVRVDSLALPVAPTVAEMFREIPMLHVRTNSRGEAEISARGSESRQVAVLVDGVPLNLAWDARTDVSVLPAASVQEISFVRGLSSMLYGSNVLGGVVEVDVGRSSLQPGSPSLRVASGIDHVGGYGGSAAVSLPGTARGGAWLLRAGGAFRDSPGQPLARGVVEPVPTDGLRLNTDVRDRNGFLSVRYQGDGGAWMAFSGSALRAERGIAAELGVEDARFWRYPRVSRSLAVASAGTGNRASPLGGFGDVEMSIGVDAGRTDIDAYPSREYGEPNGFEDGKDRTLTLRLLAGQSVGSRGELRGAFTLVEVRHDELLPGEEARYRQRLLSIGGENQWRLVGSASTPHSLRLSVGGAFDVAETPESGGREPRQDRLEEWGARIGLSAALNRGNTLLHAGASRRGRFPSLRELYSGALNRFQPNPNLRPEKLVALESGVTTRIGAGEIQAVVFRHQLDDAVVRITLPDRKFLRVNRNRLTSQGVELLATQQLGSVALAGDLTIQSVDLTDTAAGATHRPENLPELFGHAEARFPLALGLRATAEADYTGDQFCIHPGTGDDARLNAGTQINLSLSKTWALRATSWLRRLEARVAADNVGDATRYDQCGLPQPGRLIRFQIQLF, from the coding sequence ATGAGGTTCGTGGGACTCGCCTGCCTCGCCAGCATGACTGTCGCCGATGCGTGGGCGCAGTCGGGCGATGCCGCGCGCCGCGACTCCGCCGTCCACCGCGTTCCGGAGATCCGCGTGGTCGCGACCCGTCCCGTCACGACGGTGGGTGGATCGAGCGCGATCGAGGTGCGTGTCGATTCGCTGGCGCTGCCCGTGGCGCCGACGGTCGCGGAGATGTTCCGGGAGATCCCGATGCTGCACGTGCGGACGAACTCGCGCGGCGAAGCGGAGATCTCGGCTCGCGGCTCGGAGTCACGGCAGGTCGCGGTCTTGGTGGACGGAGTGCCGCTGAACCTCGCGTGGGATGCGCGGACTGACGTTTCGGTGCTTCCCGCGGCCAGCGTGCAGGAGATCAGCTTCGTCCGCGGGCTCTCGTCAATGCTCTACGGTTCCAACGTGCTCGGGGGGGTTGTCGAGGTAGACGTGGGCAGGTCGTCGCTGCAGCCAGGGAGCCCTTCTCTGCGGGTGGCGTCCGGCATCGACCACGTCGGCGGATACGGCGGGTCGGCGGCGGTGAGCCTGCCGGGCACCGCGCGGGGTGGCGCGTGGCTGCTTCGGGCGGGCGGCGCGTTCCGGGATTCGCCGGGACAGCCGCTCGCGCGAGGCGTCGTCGAGCCCGTGCCCACCGATGGGCTGCGGCTGAACACCGACGTGCGCGATCGGAACGGCTTCCTCAGCGTCCGCTACCAGGGGGATGGTGGTGCGTGGATGGCGTTCTCCGGGTCGGCTCTCCGGGCGGAGCGCGGGATCGCGGCGGAGCTGGGGGTGGAGGATGCACGGTTCTGGCGCTACCCGCGCGTCTCCCGGTCGCTCGCCGTCGCGTCGGCCGGTACGGGGAATCGCGCCTCCCCGCTCGGCGGCTTCGGCGACGTGGAGATGAGCATCGGTGTGGACGCCGGGCGCACGGACATCGACGCGTACCCGTCGCGGGAGTACGGCGAGCCCAACGGCTTCGAGGACGGAAAGGATCGAACGCTCACGCTGCGGCTGCTCGCCGGCCAATCGGTGGGGTCGCGCGGCGAGCTGCGCGGCGCCTTCACGCTCGTCGAAGTCCGCCACGACGAGCTCCTTCCCGGCGAGGAGGCGCGCTACCGGCAGCGCCTGCTGAGCATCGGAGGGGAGAACCAGTGGCGGCTGGTGGGCTCCGCCAGCACCCCGCACAGCTTGCGGCTGAGCGTCGGCGGCGCCTTTGACGTCGCGGAGACACCGGAGTCGGGGGGACGCGAGCCGCGCCAGGACCGTCTCGAGGAGTGGGGGGCGCGGATCGGCCTCAGCGCGGCGCTGAACCGCGGGAACACCCTCCTGCACGCGGGCGCCAGCCGCCGCGGCCGCTTCCCCTCGCTCCGGGAGCTCTACTCCGGCGCCCTCAACCGCTTCCAGCCCAACCCGAACCTCCGGCCCGAGAAGCTCGTCGCGCTGGAGTCCGGAGTGACGACGCGGATCGGCGCGGGAGAGATCCAGGCGGTGGTGTTCCGCCACCAGCTCGACGATGCGGTGGTCCGCATCACCCTCCCCGACCGCAAGTTCCTGCGCGTGAACCGCAACCGGCTCACCAGCCAGGGCGTGGAGCTGCTGGCGACGCAGCAGCTCGGCTCCGTCGCGCTCGCGGGCGATCTGACGATCCAGTCCGTCGACCTGACGGATACCGCGGCGGGGGCGACGCACCGGCCGGAAAACCTTCCCGAGCTCTTTGGCCACGCGGAGGCGCGCTTTCCGCTCGCGCTCGGTCTCCGCGCCACGGCGGAGGCCGACTACACCGGCGACCAGTTCTGCATCCACCCCGGCACCGGCGACGATGCACGGCTGAATGCGGGCACGCAGATCAACCTTTCACTCTCCAAGACGTGGGCACTGCGCGCAACTTCCTGGCTCCGGCGCCTGGAAGCGCGCGTCGCGGCGGACAACGTGGGCGATGCGACCCGGTACGATCAGTGTGGCCTGCCGCAGCCCGGGCGTTTGATCCGGTTCCAGATCCAGCTCTTTTGA
- a CDS encoding DUF4105 domain-containing protein — MHLPSARWAIAAAILVVALAAWSRVRPSNTRDWTPDNARLAWAELKGDSVVVHNVRNARYRTESDYTVAWEDRAYDLRRLRTAWYAVEPFEDDWRGPAHTFVSFGFDDGQFLAASVEIRKEKGETFSPLKGLLKRYELIYVLADERDVVTVRTSHRRDQVYLYPVRATPAQVRAMLEDVLRRATELRERPEFYNTLTSNCTSNLVRHVNRIAPRRVPWSPRTLLPGYSDALAYDLGLIDTDLPFAQARERFHINERALKHAEDPAFSLRIREHGQ; from the coding sequence ATGCACCTTCCATCCGCCCGCTGGGCGATCGCGGCCGCCATACTCGTCGTCGCGCTGGCGGCGTGGAGCCGGGTGCGGCCCTCCAACACGCGCGACTGGACGCCAGACAACGCGCGCCTGGCGTGGGCCGAGCTGAAGGGCGACTCGGTGGTCGTCCACAACGTCCGCAACGCGCGCTACCGGACGGAGAGCGATTACACCGTGGCGTGGGAGGACCGCGCGTACGACCTGCGGCGGCTGCGCACGGCGTGGTACGCGGTGGAGCCGTTCGAGGACGACTGGCGCGGGCCGGCGCACACCTTTGTGTCGTTCGGCTTCGACGACGGGCAGTTCCTGGCCGCGTCGGTGGAGATCCGCAAGGAAAAGGGGGAGACGTTCTCGCCGCTGAAGGGGCTGCTGAAGCGGTATGAGCTGATCTACGTGCTGGCCGACGAGCGCGACGTGGTGACGGTGCGCACCAGCCACCGCCGCGACCAGGTGTACCTCTACCCCGTCCGCGCCACCCCGGCGCAGGTGCGCGCGATGCTGGAGGACGTGCTGCGGCGCGCCACCGAGCTGCGCGAGCGCCCCGAGTTCTACAACACCCTCACCAGCAACTGCACCAGCAACCTGGTTCGCCACGTCAACCGCATCGCGCCGCGCCGGGTGCCGTGGAGCCCGCGCACCCTCCTCCCCGGCTACTCCGACGCGCTGGCCTACGACCTGGGGCTGATCGACACCGACCTTCCCTTCGCGCAGGCCCGCGAGCGCTTCCACATCAACGAGCGCGCCCTCAAGCACGCCGAAGATCCCGCCTTTTCGCTGCGCATTCGCGAGCACGGGCAATGA